In Hypomesus transpacificus isolate Combined female chromosome 4, fHypTra1, whole genome shotgun sequence, the following are encoded in one genomic region:
- the gon4la gene encoding GON-4-like protein has translation MSLVRKRKSISVKAGGASKATRAEKLPAPEPPASTNASPPTVEDCQEDRSPEEGQSTLPCRLGAKVRGQGQGPLQESDARGHGSREGGSRLCSSPSWPRPSTEEEMTDTDLLVIVTEEQCRTRQGVRKKGGGAKRKRRPAEDQSEESQSEEPGSEVEIDRQLDQQLENKSKQHNLTTTNVRNIIHEVITNEHVVAMMKAAINETEAVPVFEPKMTRSKLKEVVEKGVVIPAWNISPIKKAIEVKAPQFVDIPLEDEDSSDEEYRPDEEEEDETCEDTFQESDMESTASSPRGVRAGILRAASQEEEHSSLQVYNHKARRRMGPPLPPPGPPIRPPPDSSFLEKLHAVEEELAIGPVPACMEPFQPLAPAEDSVMAWRTRSKRPLRDVPLGRLEAELRAPDITPDMYECGSAQEDREWTHWLRGLMCSDAENDEEADDDDDPEYNFLADTDEPDVEDYRNDRAVRITKKEVNQLMEELFETFQEDLCSQEQDEEGHEEEEESQEESRDTHTFTTPAPPCPRWQEPVYQEEEEDGGFQTVREQLAAMRKKRLQTPQPLTPALTLTPTVNATQKLQLQQQIQQHVQLLTQVYMLASPVAALHSEAHTTLQFLTELQVFAQQRELSQGPGSMFRASNLQGALSLLEELRLQPIPYSPNITQPTSQGRIRRYPLMPAQLAWLFATRPVFLYPELLPLVSLDPALLAPRTFNSFIPAEDCLLVLGMRNMQGTLKPMENLCQYLLRAKAPAQTRGHLLKQSTPRRPDSILKVYYRQRVVLPMPLACRRVEPGDQRPPVERDEDIMPAWLRRSLPVIYPAVRQWNMAGDPKSSKNKKYYSYPPGTLYPAHLPDGFILKPSGFKNLLVSDSAPNRTGGGTAPPGEHANNGRKQRAVQGASKPKSKPTRGKSRSKTSQNPMQVILNRPASGASSLDAQWSESALSAKELVTQRVSTFAGLHRLPRFLHTPACPSHPHATGSHEAVSRGTTGPDRPPATTQTPSPPPPSIQIQTSTLHPSLLETLMDGECVTVVMVRREEEVGEDEEVLKGEEEEDCYDDMPLLALSESSASPAGSIDPSDLTEAESEKGQEVTLVPCRGQSDVGGGIGEGQKEVQGEEGHNGGTVERERQGQQEQEVMSPFSDESTLSVPELQETMEKLSWLASEGRFEVIESSFSNPDSVAPPPPVPPLPHDDTELQGCDPHREKEELAYAQDYLNRVCESLQMVPGRLGDFLAALCEFERGGGRSPVELFSLIRPVLQDWPDLLRDFAAFLHPDQAQHCGLLAEQQAFERSRRFLRQLELSFGEDSSHYRQIVSILQGGHAHSPLGIKKMKAQITGLLKGHTHLQEEFWVFFDMLYSLSSEAEPQDTSNYTSHNAPQRGRRRQASNPRRTKRREQEEGEDGGDMDEQACVWDNPVCAKNISLTPTGEKIILWTREADRTILTTCQLSGANQRTFQTISAQLGNKTPNEVSARFKDLMRLFRSANQRPHSDQEEEVSATEQEISSTEPAPD, from the exons ATGAGCCTGGTCCGCAAACGGAAGTCCATCTCCGTCAAAGCTGGCGGAGCCTCCAAGGCAACGCGCGCAGAGAAGCTACCGGCACCCGAACCTCCGGCATCCACCAATGCATCGCCTCCTACAGTTGAAGACTGTCAAGAGGACAGGAGCCCGGAGGAGGGACAGAGCACGTTGCCATGCCGACTCGGggcaaaggtcaggggtcaaggccAGGGCCCCCTTCAGGAATCTGATGCTCGGG GGCAcggcagcagagagggggggtctCGCCTCTGTTCCAGCCCCTCCTGGCCACGCCCCTCGACCGAGGAGGAGATGACTGACACAGACCTGCTGGTCATCGTCACTG aggAACAGTGCAGGACGCGCCAGGGAGTCCGAAAGAAAGGAGGCGGggcaaagaggaagaggagaccgGCCGAGGACCAATCAGAAGAAAGTCAGAGTGAAGAGCCGGGCTCAGAGGTGGAGATTGACAGGCAGCTGGACCAACAGCTGGAGAACAAGTCCAAACAGCACAACCTCACCACTACCAACGTGCGCAACATCATTCAT GAAGTGATCACCAACGAGCATGTGGTGGCCATGATGAAGGCTGCCATCAACGAGACCGAggctgtgcctgtgttt GAGCCCAAAATGACCCGCTCTAAACTGAAAGAGGTGGTGGAGAAAGGAGTG GTCATCCCAGCATGGAACATCTCCCCCATTAAGAAGGCCATTGAAGTCAAG GCGCCCCAGTTTGTGGACATCCCCCTGGAAGACGAGGACTCCTCTGATGAAGAGTACCGCCccgacgaggaagaggaggatgagacgTGTGAAGAT acgttCCAGGAGAGTGACATGGAGAGCACAGCCTCGTCTCCCAGGGGAGTCAGAGCAGGGATCCTCAGAGCTGCCAGCCAGGAGGAGGAACACAGCtccctgcag gtgtACAATCACAAAGCGAGACGTCGTATGGGCccgccccttcctccccctggcccgCCCATCAGACCGCCCCCAGACTCCAGCTTCCTGGAGAAGCTCCACGCCGTGGAGGAGGAGCTAGCCATAGGTCCCGTCCCCGCCTGCATGGAACCCTTTCAG CCTCTGGCCCCAGCAGAGGACAGTGTGATGGCGTGGAGGACTCGCTCCAAGCGTCCCCTCAGGGACGTCCCCCTGGGGCGCCTGGAAGCGGAGCTAAGGGCCCCTGACATCACGCCCGACATGTACGAGTGTGGCTCCGCCCAGGAGGACCGCGAGTGGACCCATTGGCTGAGAGGGCTCATGTGCTCCGACGCCGAGAACGATg aggaagctgatgatgatgatgatccaGAGTATAACTTCCTGGCTGACACAGATGAGCCTGACGTGGAGGATTACCGTAACGACCGGGCCGTACGCATCACCA aGAAGGAAGTGAACCAATTGATGGAGGAGTTGTTTGAAACG ttCCAGGAGGACCTGTGCTCTCAGGAGCAAGATGAGGAAGgacatgaggaagaggaggagagtcaGGAGGAATCCcgcgacacacacaccttcaccacGCCCGCTCCACCCTGccc GCGCTGGCAGGAGCCCGTGtaccaggaagaagaagaggacggAGGCTTCCAGACTGTGAGGGAGCAGCTGGCAGCCATGAGGAAGAAGAGGCTCCAGACCCCGCAACCCCTCacccctgccctcaccctcacccccaccgtCAACGCCACCCAGAAACttcagctgcagcagcagataCAGCag CATGTCCAGCTGCTCACCCAGGTCTACATGCTGGCTAGCCCAGTAGCAGCCCTGCACAGTGAAGCTCACACCACCCTGCAGTTCCTg ACTGAGCTGCAGGTGTTTGCCCAGCAGAGGGAGCTGTCCCAGGGCCCAGGCAGCATGTTCAGGGCCTCCAacctccagggggcgctgtcCCTCCTGGAGGAGCTCCGCCTCCAGCCCATCCCCTACAGCCCCAACATCACCCAGCCCACCTCGCAGGGACGCA TCCGTAGGTACCCTCTGATGCCCGCCCAGCTGGCCTGGCTATTCGCCACACGTCCCGTCTTCCTGTACCCAGAGCTGCTGCCATTGGTCAGTCTGGACCCCGCCCTCTTAGCCCCGCGAACTTTCAACTCCTTCATCCCAGCTGAGGACTG CCTGCTGGTGCTGGGCATGAGGAACATGCAGGGAACCCTGAAGCCCATGGAGAACCTGTGTCAGTACCTGCTCCGAGCCAAGGCCCCCGCACAGACCAGAGGACACCTGCTGAAGCAGAGCACGCCTCGCAGGCCCGACAGCATCCTCAAG gtgtacTACCGGCAGAGGGTGGTGCTGCCCATGCCCCTGGCCTGTCGCAGGGTGGAGCCTGGAGACCAGCGCCCCCCGGTGGAGAGAGACGAGGACATCATGCCAGCCTGGCTGAGG AGGAGTCTTCCAGTCATCTACCCAGCTGTGAGACAATGGAACATGGCCGGTGATCCCAAAAGCTCCAAAAACAAAAAGTACTACAGCTACCCCCCCGGCACCCTCTACCCAGCCCACCTCCCCGACGGCTTCATCCTCAAACCCAGCGGCTTCAAAAACCTGCTCGTCTCAGACAGCGCCCCCAACAGGACCGGAGGAGGTACTGCGCCCCCGGGGGAGCACGCGAACAACGGACGGAAACAGCGGGCGGTCCAGGGCGCGTCGAAACCCAAGTCAAAACCTACGAGGGGGAAGTCTCGCTCGAAGACCTCCCAGAATCCAATGCAGGTCATTCTCAACAGGCCCGCCTCGGGCGCTTCGTCATTGGATGCTCAGTGGTCAGAGTCTGCCCTATCGGCTAAAGAGCTTGTCACTCAGAGGGTCAGCACCTTCGCTGGGCTGCACAGGCTACCCAGGTTCCTCCACACCCCTGCATGTCCCTCCCACCCTCACGCTACAGGGTCTCATGAGGCAGTTAGCAGGGGCACCACAGGCCCAGACCGGCCCCCTGCTACCACTCAgactccatcacctcctcctccctccatccagatCCAGACCTCcactcttcatccctccctcttggAAACCCTGATGGACGGGGAATGTGTCACCGTCGTcatggtgaggagggaggaggaggtgggggaggacgaggaggtgctcaagggagaagaggaggaggattgtTACGATGACATGCCCCTCCTGGCACTGTCAGAGTCCTCCGCCAGTCCTGCAGGAAGCATCGACCCCAGTGACCTCACAGAGGCGGAGTCGGAgaaaggtcaagaggtcacactGGTGCCGTGCCGTGGGCAGTCGGACGTGGGGGGCGGAATCGGAGAGGGACAAAAGGAAGTCCAAGGGGAAGAGGGGCACAATGGagggactgtggagagagagcggcAAGgccaacaggaacaggaagtgatgtcaccaTTCTCTGACGAGTCCACCCTCTCAGTGCCGGAGCTACAG GAGACAATGGAGAAGCTTTCCTGGCTGGCATCTGAAGGGAGGTTCGAGGTCATAGAGAGTTCATTCTCCAACCCAGATTccgtggcccctccccctcccgtgccccccctcccccatgatGACACAGAGCTACAGGGGTGTGACCCCcacagggagaaggaagagctTGCGTATGCACAGGATTACCTCAACAGG gtgTGTGAGTCTCTCCAGATGGTTCCGGGGCGTCTGGGGGACTTCCTGGCGGCCCTGTGTGAGTTTGAGCGTGGCGGGGGGCGGAGCCCCGTGGAGCTCTTCTCCCTGATCAGGCCGGTTCTGCAGGACTGGCCCGACTTGCTGCGAGACTTTGCTGCCTTCCTCCACCCCGACCAGGCTCAGCACTGCGGCCTG TTGGCAGAGCAGCAGGCGTTTGAGCGTAGTCGGCGGTTCCTACGGCAACTTGAACTAAGCTTTGGAGaagactcctcccactaccGCCAAATCGTGAGCATCCTCCAAGGAGGCCACGCCCACAGCCCTCTGGGTATCAAGAAG ATGAAAGCACAGATCACGGGCCTTCTCAAAGGCCACACCCACCTCCAGGAAGAATTCTGGGTATTTTTCGACATGTTATATTCCCTGTCCTCTGAGGCAGAGCCTCAGGACACCTCAAACTAcacttcccacaatgcaccacaaagagggaggagaagacaggCTTCCAATCCCAGGAGAACCAAacggagagagcaggaagagggggaggatgggggagacaTGGATGAGCAGGCCTGCGTCTGGGACAATCCTGTCTGTGCCAAAAacatctccctcacccccacggGAGAGAAGATTATACTCTGGACCAG AGAAGCAGATCGAACAATCTTGACGACCTGCCAGCTGAGTGGAGCCAATCAGAGGACGTTTCAGACCATCTCCGCCCAACTCGGCAACAAGACACCCAATGAG GTGAGCGCACGTTTCAAGGACCTCATGCGGTTGTTCCGCTCAGCCAATCAAAGACCACAttcagaccaggaagaggaagtgagcgCCACTGAGCAGGAAATCAGCTCCACAGAACCTGCCCCAGACTGA
- the LOC124467313 gene encoding T-complex protein 1 subunit gamma, with product MMGQQVLVLNQNIKRESGRKVQKGNITAAKTIADVIRTCLGPRAMMKMLLDPMGGIVMTNDGNAILREIQVQHPAAKSMIEISRTQDEEVGDGTTSVIILAGEMLSVAEQFLEQQMHPTVVISAYRQALEDMLNTLKDISTPVDPEDRSMMLKIIHSAINTKALSRWSDMACGIALDAVRTVEMEESGRKEIDIKKYAKVEKVPGGIIEDSCVLKGVMVNKDVTHPRMRRMIKNPRIILLDCSLEYKKGESQTDIEITREEDFSRILQMEEEYIQQICEDIISLKPDLIFTEKGVSDLAQHYLMKANITAIRRVRKTDNNRIARACGARIASRTDELREEDVGTGAGLFEVKKIGDEYFAFVTECKDPKACTILLRGASKEILAEVERNLQDAMQVCRNVLLEPSLLPGGGATEMAVSKRLMERSRSLTGVEQWPYRAVAQALEVVPRTLVQNCGASTIRVLTSLRAKHTQEGSTSWGVNGETGALADMTAMGIWEPLAVKAQTYKTAVETAILLLRIDDIVSGHKKKGDEQTGGGPGAE from the exons ATGATGGGCCAACAGGTTTTAGTGTTAA ACCAGAATATAAAGAGAGAGTCTGGCCGTAAGGTTCAGAAGGGCAACATCACTGCTGCCAAG acgaTAGCTGATGTGATCAGGACATGCCTGGGTCCCAGGGCCATGATGAAG atgctgTTGGACCCCATGGGCGGTATTGTCATGACCAATGATGGAAACGCCATTCTGAGAGAG ATCCAGGTGCAGCACCCTGCAGCCAAGTCCATGATCGAGATCAGCCGCACCCAGGACGAGGAGGTCGGGGACGGGACCACCTCGGTCATCATCCTGG CTGGAGAGATGCTGTCTGTAGCCGAGCAGTTCCTGGAGCAGCAGATGCACCCCACAGTCGTCATCAGTGCCTACAGACAGGCCCTGGAGGACATGCTGAACACCCTGAAGgacatcag caccCCCGTGGACCCGGAGGACCGCTCCATGATGCTGAAGATCATCCACTCAGCCATCAACACCAAGGCCCTGAGCCGCTGGTCCGACATGGCCTGCGGCATCGCCCTGGACGCCGTGAGGAccgtggagatggaggagagcggCCGCAAGGAGATCGACATCAAGAAGTATGCCAAGGTTGAGAAG gtacCCGGTGGCATCATCGAGGACTCGTGCGTGCTGAAGGGGGTGATGGTGAACAAGGACGTGACACACCCGCGTATGAGACGCATGATCAAGAACCCTCGCATCATCCTGCTGGACTGCTCTCTGGAGTACAAGAAGGGAGAGAGccag acGGACATAGAGATCACTCGTGAGGAAGACTTCTCCAGGATCCTGCAGATGGAGGAAGAGTATATCCAGCAGATCTGTGAAGACATCATCAGCCTCAAACCTGACCTGATCTTCACCGAGAAGGGAGTTTCcg ACCTGGCGCAGCACTACCTGATGAAGGCCAACATCACAGCTATCCGCCGAGTCAGGAAGACTGACAACAACAGGATCGCCag GGCGTGCGGAGCGCGCATCGCCAGCCGGACCGACGAGCTGCGTGAGGAAGACGTGGGCACGGGGGCGGGGCTGTTCGAGGTGAAGAAGATCGGAGACGAGTACTTCGCCTTTGTCACCGAGTGCAAGGACCCCAAGGCCTGCACCATCCTGCTGAGGGGGGCCAGCAAGGAGATCCTGGCT GAAGTGGAGCGTAACCTGCAGGACGCCATGCAGGTGTGTCGTAACGTGCTGCTGGAGCCCAGCCTGCTGCCAGGGGGTGGCGCCACGGAGATGGCCGTGTCCAAGCGGCTGATGGAGCGCTCGCGCTCCCTGACCGGGGTGGAGCAGTGGCCGTACCGCGCCGTGGCCCAGGCCCTGGAGGTGGTGCCCAGGACCCTCGTCCAGAACTGTGGAGCCTCCACCATCAGGGTGCTCACCTCGCTCCGG GCCAAACACACCCAGGAGGGCAGCACATCCTGGGGGGTGAACGGGGAGACCGGAGCCCTGGCCGACATGACCGCCATGGGGATCTGGGAGCCCCTGGCCGTCAAGGCTCAGACATACAAGACTGCAGTGGAG ACGGCCATCTTGTTGTTGCGCATTGACGACATTGTGTCTGGCCACAAGAAGAAGGGAGAtgagcagactggaggaggaccGGGAGCGGAGTag
- the LOC124467314 gene encoding protein disulfide-isomerase A3-like has product MALSSSLIFALTLSLWMLAGSVLAKGDVLELGDGDFDYLASEHETMLVKFYAPWCGHCKKLAPDFETAATRLKGTVPLAKVDCTANPDTCGRFGVTGYPTLKIFRNGEDSSSYDGPRTADGIVHHMKKQAGPNSLSLHNQADLEAFINHFDASVVGFFPGSEVSQLAEFLKAASMMREHFRFAHTSDLSLGAPYGVAAKGVLLFRPPRLSSKFEDGVVHFTDTISPASLRRFIRDNIFGICPHLTNENRDRMKGRDLLTVYYDLDYLRNPKGSNYWRNRAMKVASQFLSQGLSFAVANRRDFVDELEQEFGLGASDGGDLPFVTIRTARGHKYTMREEFTRDGKSLERFLDEYFAGRLKRYIKSEPVPEKNKGPVKVVVAESFEETVNAAEKDVLIELYAPWCGHCKTLEPKYKELAEQLYDDPNIVIAKMDATANDVPEGFDIQGFPTIYFSPAGKKNQPKRYEGAREVKDFLNFLKKEASHALVVSGVREEL; this is encoded by the exons ATGGCATTGTCTTCATCTCTCATTTTTGCTCTCACGTTATCGCTATGGATGCTCGCCGGATCGGTTCTCGCCAAGGGCGATGTGCTCGAGCTCGGAGACGGGGATTTCGATTATCTGGCATCGGAACACGAGACAATGCTAGTAAAATTCTACGCTCCGTG GTGTGGACACTGTAAGAAACTCGCCCCAGACTTTGAGACGGCAGCAACCCGACTGAAAGGGACTGTTCCTTTGGCCAAG GTGGACTGTACTGCCAACCCAGACACATGTGGTCGTTTTGGGGTAACAGGATATCCCACACTCAAAATCTTCCGGAACGGAGAAGATTCCTCAAGCTACGATGGGCCACGAACAGCAG ATGGCATAGTGCACCACATGAAGAAGCAGGCCGGTCCCAACTCTCTGAGCCTGCACAACCAGGCTGACCTTGAGGCCTTCATCAACCACTTTGATGCCAGCGTTGTTG gATTCTTCCCAGGGTCGGAGGTCAGCCAGCTGGCCGAGTTCCTGAAGGCGGCCAGCATGATGAGGGAGCACTTCCGCTTCGCCCACACGTCCGACCTCAGCCTGGGAGCTCCGTACGGCGTGGCCGCCAA GGGCGTGCTTCTTTTCCGGCCCCCCAGGCTGAGCAGTAAGTTTGAGGACGGCGTGGTCCACTTCACCGACAccatctccccagcctctcttcGACGCTTCATCAGAGACAACAT TTTTGGAATTTGCCCGCACCTGACCAATGAGAACAGGGACAGGATGAAGGGGCGGGACTTGTTGACAGTGTACTACGACCTGGACTACCTACGCAACCCCAAGGGCTCCAACTATTGGAGGAACAG ggcgaTGAAGGTGGCCTCCCAGTTCCTCTCCCAGGGTCTGAGTTTCGCCGTGGCCAATCGGCGGGACTTTGTGGACGAGCTGGAGCAGGAATTTGGCCTGGGGGCGTCCGACGGGGGGGACCTGCCCTTTGTGACCATCCGGACAGCCCGCGGTCACAAGTACACCATGAGGGAGGAGTTCAC GAGGGACGGGAAGTCTCTGGAGAGGTTCCTGGATGAGTACTTTGCCGGACGACTGAAACGCTACATCAAGTCTGAACCCGTCCCTGAGAAGAACAAGGGACCCGTGAAG GTGGTGGTAGCTGAGTCATTTGAGGAGACGGTGAACGCTGCAGAGAAGGACGTGCTGATAGAGCTATATGCTCCCTGGTGTGGACACTGCAAAACCCTGGAGCCCAAATACAAAGAGCTGGCGGAGCaa CTCTACGATGACCCCAATATTGTCATCGCCAAGATGGACGCTACGGCCAATGACGTCCCTGAGGGCTTCGACATACAAGG TTTTCCCACCATCTACTTCTCCCCAGCCGGTAAGAAGAACCAGCCGAAACGATACGAG GGAGCTCGCGAGGTGAAGGACTTCCTCAACTTCCTGAAGAAGGAAGCCTCGCACGCCCTCGTCGTGAGCggagtgagggaggagctgTGA